A window from bacterium encodes these proteins:
- a CDS encoding TonB-dependent receptor encodes MIQQYHPPRSHDKRAPFRKRSCRRPLPVKIGALWALAALLWSHPLAAQNVGKVAGTVTEAASGNPLPGANVLITGTRMGAAAEASGEYFILNVPPGKYELRANMIGYEATVFVQVIVNAGRTTTIDFKLREEVLEGEEVVVQAIRPDVELDKTATSAIVRFDDVQTLPGIRDISDVINLAADVSDGHFRGGRTGEEYYLLQGMGIVNPLDRSSAFLPIMSGVEEVEVITSGFGAQYGNAQSGVVNISMKEGDPQVWRSRFESRLRAPGRQHFGPSVFDPNANDYLRLLRDRQVWLTGDPSADQVQPYYGAMASGLTSSFAGDTLVQVAVAQALWEQTRRDLGRTYGNDLDYSLEMATGGPINDRMRMFLALRSNRQMPAFPTEQPDAEYQAMGNVVADIGSTTTLRLSGGFTHLDDNVFPGANSVGGYQRWLWDRITGIRARKRVNTQLGARFTHALSPSTYYELKLNSLFTNNRQGATPVPDVLPPSVDFNWVVGTISYPNNNSPDRLNYQAGYDTFTKEKTRTISFDGALTSQLTHAHLFNAGAQVNSYRIDVSNFLSVRSSRQLERYTAHPFEAAAFAQDKMEFEGLIANVGLRFDMWYSGVDYFVDFYTPFGDPDSLGRFSPNNAQRKKPPVYGRLQPRLGFSFPISANTVFHLNYGSFMQRPSFQYIVSQRLGQRLHDPVILGNSKLEPETTNSYDIGVVQGLGEGFTLDVSGYYKDVKNLIQQSNFIDDRAGYQVSSYFNLDYADIRGFRIALSKRRGALTGSINYQYGYATGKSATATAATPIFNRDTLGVVTTDLTNVPTRDILLDFDRTHNVVITAGYVTRNDWGPSVSGFHPLADMNFSVYSLIRSGRPYTSPSDIRLINVKRAPMEYNTDLRITKSIRNFFGIPANLYAEVFNLFDNKILNYDYLFERPTATNPNLPLQYYEEWGIDDKENGIRYWWDKGRQGPFSVDQSFLIYSNEPRSFSFGIVFEF; translated from the coding sequence ATGATACAGCAATATCATCCACCGCGCAGCCATGACAAACGCGCGCCGTTTCGAAAGCGAAGCTGCCGCCGGCCGTTGCCGGTGAAGATTGGTGCATTATGGGCGCTGGCAGCGCTTCTGTGGAGTCATCCGCTTGCGGCGCAAAACGTCGGCAAGGTTGCCGGCACGGTCACCGAGGCGGCGAGCGGCAATCCTCTGCCCGGCGCGAATGTTCTCATCACCGGTACCCGCATGGGAGCGGCGGCAGAGGCCAGCGGCGAATACTTTATTCTGAATGTTCCGCCCGGCAAATACGAGCTGCGCGCCAATATGATTGGCTACGAGGCGACCGTCTTCGTGCAGGTGATCGTGAATGCCGGCCGCACCACTACCATCGATTTCAAACTTAGAGAAGAGGTGCTGGAGGGCGAAGAAGTGGTGGTGCAGGCCATCCGGCCCGATGTCGAGTTGGACAAGACTGCCACCAGCGCGATCGTGCGCTTCGACGACGTGCAGACGCTGCCGGGCATTCGCGACATCAGCGACGTCATCAATCTCGCCGCGGATGTGAGTGACGGCCACTTTCGCGGCGGGCGCACGGGCGAGGAGTATTATCTGCTGCAAGGCATGGGTATCGTCAATCCGCTTGATCGTTCCTCCGCGTTTCTGCCGATTATGAGCGGCGTCGAGGAAGTGGAAGTCATCACCAGCGGATTCGGCGCGCAATACGGCAATGCGCAATCCGGCGTGGTGAATATTTCAATGAAAGAGGGCGATCCACAGGTGTGGCGCTCGCGGTTTGAATCACGCCTGCGCGCGCCGGGGAGGCAACATTTCGGGCCGAGCGTCTTCGATCCGAATGCTAACGATTACCTCAGGCTGCTGCGTGATCGTCAGGTGTGGCTGACCGGAGACCCCAGCGCCGATCAAGTGCAGCCCTACTACGGGGCGATGGCCTCGGGACTCACCAGCAGTTTTGCGGGAGATACGCTGGTGCAAGTGGCCGTGGCCCAGGCGCTTTGGGAGCAGACGCGCAGAGACCTCGGGCGAACCTATGGCAATGATCTCGACTACTCTCTCGAAATGGCGACCGGCGGGCCGATCAATGATCGCATGCGCATGTTTCTGGCGTTGCGTTCCAACCGGCAAATGCCCGCTTTCCCCACCGAACAGCCCGATGCTGAGTATCAAGCGATGGGCAATGTGGTTGCCGATATTGGCTCGACGACCACGTTGCGTTTAAGCGGCGGCTTCACTCATTTGGACGACAACGTTTTTCCCGGTGCCAACAGTGTCGGCGGCTATCAGCGCTGGCTGTGGGATCGCATTACCGGCATTCGCGCCAGAAAGCGAGTCAATACCCAACTCGGCGCGCGTTTCACCCACGCCCTCAGCCCGAGTACGTATTATGAATTGAAGCTCAACTCGCTCTTCACCAACAACCGGCAGGGCGCCACTCCTGTTCCCGACGTGCTTCCCCCCTCGGTGGATTTCAATTGGGTGGTCGGCACGATTTCCTACCCGAATAATAATTCTCCGGATCGCCTCAATTATCAAGCGGGATACGACACCTTCACCAAAGAGAAGACGCGCACGATCTCATTTGACGGCGCCTTGACCAGCCAATTGACGCACGCGCACTTGTTTAATGCCGGCGCACAGGTCAATTCCTATCGCATCGACGTGTCCAACTTTCTGAGCGTGCGGTCGAGCCGGCAACTCGAGCGCTACACCGCGCATCCTTTCGAAGCGGCGGCCTTCGCGCAGGACAAGATGGAATTCGAGGGATTGATCGCCAACGTCGGATTGCGCTTTGATATGTGGTACTCGGGCGTGGATTACTTTGTTGATTTCTACACGCCGTTTGGCGATCCCGATTCATTGGGCAGATTCAGTCCCAACAATGCGCAACGGAAAAAGCCGCCGGTTTATGGTCGTCTGCAACCACGCCTGGGTTTTTCTTTTCCGATTTCGGCCAATACCGTGTTTCATCTCAACTACGGCTCTTTCATGCAACGGCCGTCGTTCCAGTACATTGTTTCACAGCGCCTCGGCCAGCGCTTGCACGATCCCGTCATTTTGGGCAACTCCAAACTCGAGCCCGAAACCACGAACAGTTACGATATCGGCGTGGTGCAGGGTTTAGGCGAAGGATTTACACTGGATGTCAGCGGCTACTACAAGGATGTCAAGAATCTCATCCAGCAATCGAATTTCATCGACGACCGGGCGGGTTATCAAGTCAGCTCCTACTTCAATTTGGATTACGCCGACATTCGCGGCTTTCGCATCGCGTTGAGCAAGCGGCGCGGCGCGCTCACCGGCTCGATTAACTATCAATACGGCTATGCCACTGGCAAAAGCGCGACCGCCACTGCTGCCACGCCCATTTTCAATCGTGATACGCTGGGGGTCGTGACGACTGACCTGACCAACGTGCCCACGCGCGATATTCTATTGGATTTTGACCGCACGCACAATGTCGTGATCACCGCAGGCTACGTGACGCGAAATGACTGGGGCCCGTCAGTCTCCGGTTTTCACCCGCTGGCAGATATGAACTTCTCGGTGTACTCTTTGATTCGGAGCGGCAGGCCCTACACCTCGCCCTCCGACATCCGGTTGATCAATGTGAAACGCGCGCCCATGGAGTACAACACGGATTTACGGATAACAAAGTCAATCCGCAATTTCTTCGGTATACCGGCGAATTTGTACGCGGAAGTATTCAATCTCTTTGACAACAAGATCCTCAATTACGATTATCTGTTCGAGCGGCCCACGGCCACCAACCCCAATCTTCCGCTGCAATATTATGAAGAATGGGGCATCGATGACAAAGAAAACGGCATTCGCTATTGGTGGGACAAGGGCAGGCAGGGTCCGTTCAGCGTCGATCAATCGTTTTTGATTTACAGCAATGAGCCACGATCGTTCAGTTTTGGAATTGTATTCGAATTCTAA